In the Streptomyces sp. cg36 genome, one interval contains:
- a CDS encoding amino acid ABC transporter ATP-binding protein codes for MTAMVKSEGVHKSYGSVEVLKGIDLEVAEGEVFCLIGPSGSGKSTFLRCINHLEKINAGRLYVDGELVGYRQKGDKLYELKDSEVALKRRDIGMVFQRFNLFPHMTALENVMEAPIQVRGESKAVVRERAQKLLDRVGLADKAGNYPSQLSGGQQQRVAIARALAMEPKLMLFDEPTSALDPELVGDVLDVMRGLAEDGMTMVVVTHEMGFAREVGDSLVFMDGGVVVESGHPRDVLTNPQHDRTKSFLSKVL; via the coding sequence ATGACCGCCATGGTGAAGTCCGAAGGCGTGCACAAGTCCTACGGATCCGTCGAGGTCCTCAAGGGCATCGACCTGGAGGTGGCCGAGGGCGAGGTGTTCTGCCTGATCGGCCCGTCCGGCTCCGGCAAGTCGACCTTCCTGCGGTGCATCAACCACCTGGAGAAGATCAACGCCGGCCGGCTGTACGTCGACGGCGAGCTCGTCGGCTACCGCCAGAAGGGCGACAAGCTCTACGAGCTGAAGGACAGCGAGGTCGCGCTCAAGCGCCGCGACATCGGCATGGTCTTCCAGCGCTTCAACCTGTTCCCGCACATGACGGCGCTGGAGAACGTCATGGAGGCGCCGATCCAGGTCAGGGGCGAGAGCAAGGCGGTGGTCCGCGAGCGCGCCCAGAAGCTGCTCGACCGGGTCGGCCTGGCCGACAAGGCGGGGAACTACCCCTCGCAGCTCTCCGGCGGCCAGCAGCAGCGCGTGGCGATCGCCCGCGCGCTGGCCATGGAGCCCAAGCTGATGCTCTTCGACGAGCCGACCTCCGCGCTCGACCCGGAGCTGGTCGGCGACGTCCTGGACGTCATGCGCGGTCTGGCCGAGGACGGCATGACCATGGTCGTGGTGACCCACGAGATGGGCTTCGCGCGCGAGGTCGGCGACTCGCTGGTGTTCATGGACGGCGGCGTGGTGGTCGAGTCCGGCCACCCGCGCGACGTCCTGACCAACCCGCAGCACGACCGGACGAAGTCGTTCCTGTCGAAGGTCCTGTAG
- a CDS encoding ABC transporter substrate-binding protein, with protein sequence MTASTTRRSTAASSKIVAVGAIAVAGALLLTGCGDQTKSKDNNSSSSASSSGKGPLFSKLPKAIQDKGVIKVGSDIAYAPVEFKDKDGKTAGMDPDIADALGKQLGVKFEFENGTFDTLVTGLRAKRYDMAMSAMTDTKDRQNGVDSETKKKVGEGADFVDYFTAGVSIYTAKGKDQNIKTWDDLCGKKIVVQRGTVSEDLAKKQSEKCGDKGKISIEAFDTDQQAQTRLRSGGADAGSSDFPVAAYAVKTSGGGNDFQIVGEQVEAAPYGIAVSKDNTQLRDALKEALDAIIKSGDYDKVIAKWGVEAGAVKEAKINGGV encoded by the coding sequence ATGACCGCAAGCACCACCCGTCGCTCGACCGCCGCCTCGTCCAAGATTGTCGCGGTCGGCGCGATCGCGGTCGCCGGAGCCCTGCTGCTGACCGGATGCGGAGACCAGACGAAGAGCAAGGACAACAACAGCTCCTCGTCCGCCAGCTCCTCCGGCAAGGGCCCGCTCTTCTCCAAGCTGCCCAAGGCGATCCAGGACAAGGGCGTCATCAAGGTCGGTTCGGACATCGCGTACGCACCGGTCGAGTTCAAGGACAAGGACGGCAAGACCGCCGGCATGGACCCGGACATCGCCGATGCCCTGGGCAAGCAGTTGGGCGTGAAGTTCGAGTTCGAGAACGGCACCTTCGACACCCTGGTGACCGGTCTGCGCGCCAAGCGCTACGACATGGCCATGTCGGCCATGACGGACACCAAGGACCGCCAGAACGGCGTGGACTCGGAGACCAAGAAGAAGGTCGGCGAGGGCGCCGACTTCGTGGACTACTTCACCGCGGGCGTGTCGATCTACACTGCGAAGGGGAAGGACCAGAACATCAAGACCTGGGACGACCTCTGCGGCAAGAAGATCGTGGTGCAGCGCGGCACGGTCTCCGAGGACCTCGCCAAGAAGCAGTCCGAGAAGTGCGGCGACAAGGGCAAGATCTCGATCGAGGCGTTCGACACGGACCAGCAGGCCCAGACCCGGCTGCGCTCCGGCGGCGCCGACGCGGGCTCCTCGGACTTCCCGGTGGCCGCGTACGCGGTGAAGACCTCCGGCGGCGGCAACGACTTCCAGATCGTCGGCGAGCAGGTCGAGGCCGCTCCGTACGGCATCGCCGTCTCCAAGGACAACACCCAGCTGCGTGACGCCCTCAAGGAGGCGTTGGACGCGATCATCAAGAGCGGCGACTACGACAAGGTCATCGCGAAGTGGGGCGTCGAGGCCGGCGCCGTCAAGGAAGCCAAGATCAACGGCGGCGTCTGA
- a CDS encoding cellulase family glycosylhydrolase, translating to MRTSKFLATVGCCAVLAGGGLAPAAHAREAGGIPRLTDERGRTLTLRGWNVEDKVHSGDQALSAITERTFRDLRAHGFGFARLLVFWDDLEPVPGQYSGAYLDKIQRILDWAHRHDVRVLIDAHQDVFGPAFGHRGIPAWATRTDGLPFIPHPDDWFSEYYEPAVQRAFTHLYGDADLRRAQARMWRVLAGRFAHHPAVFGYDLINEPMGEFRPGEDAPTAARRIEAEELTPMYNRLARAVRSADREHWLFVEPTPAVGEGVPTGLGRIEDPKAVYAPHFYNTAMEAGADYDPSAGWIEAYESAVTAYPKKYRVPVVVGEWGPLNGELPHMGRFYADALASLARYTSGWAGYVWCYGGGYCAADARGELRGNKKLMATPYARAVAGRVRTQAYDPATRTYRLGYVADGGTTALSLPTDARQWRIAVTGGRARGTEVRAAAGAAVTVTVAPRVAAGPGGRG from the coding sequence ATGCGGACGAGCAAGTTCCTTGCGACGGTGGGCTGTTGTGCCGTGCTGGCGGGCGGTGGTCTGGCGCCCGCCGCCCACGCCCGGGAGGCGGGCGGGATTCCCCGGCTCACCGACGAGCGGGGGCGCACGCTCACCCTGCGCGGCTGGAACGTGGAGGACAAGGTCCACAGCGGCGACCAGGCGCTCTCCGCGATCACCGAGCGGACCTTCCGGGACCTGCGCGCCCACGGCTTCGGCTTCGCCCGGCTGCTGGTCTTCTGGGACGACCTGGAGCCGGTGCCGGGGCAGTACAGCGGGGCGTACCTGGACAAGATCCAGCGGATCCTGGACTGGGCGCACCGCCATGACGTACGGGTGCTGATCGACGCCCACCAGGACGTGTTCGGCCCGGCGTTCGGGCACCGGGGGATACCGGCCTGGGCCACCCGCACGGACGGGCTGCCGTTCATCCCGCACCCGGACGACTGGTTCTCCGAGTACTACGAGCCCGCCGTGCAGAGGGCGTTCACCCATCTGTACGGGGACGCGGACCTGCGGCGGGCGCAGGCGCGGATGTGGCGGGTGCTCGCCGGGCGGTTCGCGCACCACCCGGCCGTCTTCGGGTACGACCTGATCAACGAGCCGATGGGGGAGTTCCGGCCGGGCGAGGACGCGCCGACGGCGGCCCGCCGCATCGAGGCCGAGGAGCTCACCCCGATGTACAACCGCCTGGCGCGGGCGGTGCGTTCGGCCGACCGCGAGCACTGGCTCTTCGTGGAGCCCACCCCGGCCGTGGGCGAGGGCGTGCCGACGGGCCTCGGCCGGATCGAGGACCCCAAGGCGGTGTACGCGCCGCACTTCTACAACACCGCGATGGAGGCGGGCGCCGACTACGACCCCTCGGCCGGGTGGATCGAGGCGTACGAGTCGGCCGTGACCGCGTATCCGAAGAAGTACCGGGTGCCGGTGGTGGTGGGCGAGTGGGGGCCGCTCAACGGCGAACTCCCGCACATGGGCCGGTTCTACGCGGACGCGCTGGCCTCGCTGGCGCGCTACACCTCCGGCTGGGCGGGCTACGTCTGGTGCTACGGCGGCGGCTACTGCGCCGCCGACGCGCGGGGCGAACTGCGGGGCAACAAGAAGCTGATGGCGACGCCGTACGCGCGGGCGGTGGCGGGCCGGGTGCGCACCCAGGCGTACGACCCGGCGACGCGCACCTACCGCCTCGGGTACGTCGCCGACGGCGGCACCACCGCGCTCTCCCTGCCGACCGACGCCCGGCAGTGGCGGATCGCGGTGACGGGCGGGCGGGCGCGGGGCACCGAGGTGCGGGCGGCGGCCGGGGCGGCCGTCACCGTGACGGTCGCGCCCCGGGTCGCGGCCGGCCCTGGTGGACGAGGATGA
- a CDS encoding NADP-dependent malic enzyme has protein sequence MAAEIVNPRSDSSTEGASAEDPFDPAFALHRGGKMAVQATVPIRDKDDLSLAYTPGVAKVCSAIAENPELVHDYTWKSQVVAVVTDGTAVLGLGDIGPEASLPVMEGKAILFKQFGGVDAVPIALATTDTDEIIETVVRLAPSFGGVNLEDISAPRCFEIERRLQEALDIPVFHDDQHGTAVVTLAALRNAAKLTGRTLGELRGVISGAGAAGVAIAKFLLEAGLGDVAVTDRKGIVSRDRQDLTDVKRELAEITNKAGLSGSLETALAGADVFIGVSGGTVPEAAVASMAPGAFVFAMANPNPEVHPDVAHKYASVVATGRSDFPNQINNVLAFPGIFAGALQVRASRITEGMKIAAANALADVVGDDLAADYVIPSPFDERVAPAVTAAVAAAARAEGVARR, from the coding sequence ATGGCAGCGGAGATCGTCAATCCTCGCAGCGACAGCAGTACCGAAGGTGCCTCCGCGGAGGACCCCTTCGATCCGGCCTTCGCCCTCCACCGGGGCGGCAAGATGGCCGTGCAGGCAACCGTGCCCATCCGCGACAAGGACGACCTGTCCCTCGCGTACACCCCGGGCGTGGCGAAGGTGTGCAGCGCCATCGCCGAGAACCCGGAGCTGGTCCACGACTACACCTGGAAGTCCCAGGTCGTCGCCGTGGTCACGGACGGTACCGCCGTGCTCGGGCTCGGTGACATCGGCCCGGAGGCGTCCCTCCCCGTGATGGAGGGCAAGGCCATCCTCTTCAAGCAGTTCGGCGGGGTCGACGCGGTGCCCATCGCGCTCGCCACCACCGACACCGACGAGATCATCGAGACGGTCGTGCGGCTGGCGCCGTCCTTCGGCGGGGTGAACCTGGAGGACATCTCCGCCCCCCGCTGCTTCGAGATCGAGCGGCGGCTCCAGGAAGCCCTGGACATCCCGGTCTTCCACGACGACCAGCACGGCACCGCCGTGGTCACCCTGGCGGCCCTGCGCAACGCGGCGAAGCTCACCGGCCGCACGCTCGGGGAGCTGCGGGGCGTGATCTCGGGGGCGGGCGCGGCCGGTGTGGCCATCGCCAAGTTCCTGCTGGAGGCGGGGCTGGGTGACGTCGCCGTCACCGACCGCAAGGGCATCGTCAGCCGGGACCGCCAGGACCTGACCGACGTCAAGCGCGAGCTCGCGGAGATCACCAACAAGGCGGGGCTCTCCGGGTCCCTGGAGACCGCGCTGGCCGGTGCGGACGTCTTCATCGGCGTCTCCGGCGGTACGGTCCCGGAGGCCGCGGTGGCCTCGATGGCGCCCGGCGCCTTCGTGTTCGCCATGGCCAACCCGAACCCCGAGGTGCACCCGGACGTCGCGCACAAGTACGCGTCGGTGGTCGCCACGGGCCGGTCGGACTTCCCGAACCAGATCAACAACGTGCTGGCCTTCCCGGGGATCTTCGCGGGTGCCCTCCAGGTCCGGGCCTCCCGGATCACCGAGGGGATGAAGATCGCGGCGGCGAACGCGCTGGCGGATGTCGTCGGTGACGATCTGGCCGCGGACTATGTGATTCCGTCGCCGTTCGACGAGCGGGTCGCCCCGGCGGTGACCGCGGCGGTGGCCGCGGCGGCCCGGGCGGAGGGCGTGGCCCGCCGCTGA
- a CDS encoding amino acid ABC transporter permease codes for MTVDVNKTEPADTPPAAPEAIKAIPVRHYGRYVSAVIAIALLAAIIYAFSQGKINWGAIPDYFFDDRILDGVGQTLLLTVLSMAIGITGGILLAVMRLSKNPVTSSIAWFYIWFFRGTPVLVQLMVWFNLGLVFEYINLGPIYKDYWSSFMTPLLTALLGLGLNEAAYMAEICRAGLLAVDEGQTEAAHALGMSHGKTLRRIVIPQAMRVIVPPTGNEVINMLKTTSLVSAVQFYELLRQAQDIGQTSGASVEMLFLAAAWYLILTTVFSIGQYYLERYYARGSTRALPPTPFQRVRANLTSLRSTPKVVS; via the coding sequence GTGACTGTTGACGTCAACAAGACGGAGCCGGCGGACACTCCCCCCGCCGCTCCGGAGGCCATCAAAGCGATCCCGGTCCGCCACTACGGCCGGTACGTCTCCGCCGTGATCGCCATCGCCCTGCTCGCCGCGATCATCTACGCGTTCAGCCAGGGCAAGATCAACTGGGGTGCCATCCCGGACTACTTCTTCGACGACCGCATCCTCGACGGTGTCGGCCAGACCCTGCTGCTGACCGTCCTGTCCATGGCGATCGGCATCACGGGCGGCATCCTGCTCGCCGTGATGCGCCTGTCGAAGAACCCGGTGACGTCCTCCATCGCCTGGTTCTACATCTGGTTCTTCCGGGGCACCCCGGTCCTGGTCCAGCTGATGGTCTGGTTCAACCTGGGCCTGGTCTTCGAGTACATCAACCTCGGCCCGATCTACAAGGACTACTGGTCCTCGTTCATGACGCCGCTGCTCACGGCGCTGCTCGGGCTCGGCCTCAACGAGGCCGCGTACATGGCGGAGATCTGCCGCGCCGGTCTGCTGGCGGTCGACGAGGGCCAGACCGAGGCCGCCCACGCGCTGGGCATGAGCCACGGCAAGACGCTGCGCCGGATCGTGATCCCGCAGGCGATGCGCGTGATCGTGCCGCCGACGGGCAACGAGGTCATCAACATGCTGAAGACCACCTCGCTGGTCTCGGCGGTCCAGTTCTACGAACTCCTGCGCCAGGCCCAGGACATCGGCCAGACGTCCGGCGCCTCGGTCGAGATGCTGTTCCTGGCCGCCGCCTGGTACCTGATCCTGACCACGGTCTTCTCGATCGGCCAGTACTACCTGGAGCGCTACTACGCCCGCGGTTCCACCCGGGCGCTCCCGCCCACCCCGTTCCAGCGAGTCAGGGCCAACCTGACCTCGCTCCGCAGCACCCCCAAGGTGGTGAGCTGA
- a CDS encoding zinc-binding dehydrogenase has protein sequence MYAAYAARIDRDQPLSGLELGERPAPEVRPGWSLIDVRAASLNHHDLWSLRGVGLGEDKLPMILGCDAAGVDQDGNEVVLHSVIGQSGHGVGPREGRSILTEKYQGTFAEQVAVPTWNVLPKPKELSFAEAACLPTAWLTAYRMLFTNAGVRPGDSVLVQGAGGGVATAAIVLAKAAGLRVFATSRDESKRARAVELGALEAYEPGARLPERVDAVIETVGAATWSHSVKSLKPGGTLVISGATSGDRPAHAELTRIFFLELKVVGSTMGTKEELEDLLAFCAATGVRPVIDELLPLDRAREGFARIESGDVFGKIVLTTS, from the coding sequence ATGTACGCCGCCTACGCCGCCCGCATCGACCGCGACCAGCCGCTCTCCGGACTGGAGTTGGGGGAGCGGCCGGCCCCCGAGGTACGTCCGGGCTGGTCCCTCATCGACGTACGGGCGGCCTCGCTCAACCACCACGACCTGTGGTCCCTGCGCGGCGTCGGGCTCGGTGAGGACAAGCTGCCGATGATCCTGGGCTGCGACGCGGCCGGGGTCGACCAGGACGGCAACGAGGTCGTCCTGCACTCGGTGATCGGCCAGAGCGGCCACGGCGTGGGCCCCCGCGAGGGCCGTTCCATCCTCACCGAGAAGTACCAGGGCACCTTCGCCGAGCAGGTCGCGGTGCCGACCTGGAACGTGCTGCCCAAGCCCAAGGAGCTCAGCTTCGCCGAGGCGGCCTGTCTGCCGACCGCGTGGCTCACCGCGTACCGGATGCTCTTCACCAACGCGGGCGTACGGCCCGGCGACTCCGTTCTCGTCCAGGGTGCGGGCGGCGGTGTCGCGACCGCCGCGATCGTCCTGGCCAAGGCCGCCGGCCTGCGGGTCTTCGCCACCAGCCGCGACGAGTCCAAGCGCGCGCGGGCGGTGGAGCTGGGCGCCCTGGAGGCGTACGAGCCGGGCGCGCGGCTGCCGGAGCGGGTGGACGCCGTGATCGAGACCGTCGGCGCCGCCACCTGGTCGCACTCGGTCAAGTCCCTCAAGCCCGGCGGCACCCTGGTCATCTCGGGCGCCACCAGCGGCGACCGCCCCGCGCACGCGGAACTCACCCGGATCTTCTTCCTGGAGCTGAAGGTCGTCGGCTCGACCATGGGCACCAAGGAGGAGCTGGAGGACCTGCTGGCGTTCTGCGCGGCCACCGGTGTACGGCCGGTGATCGACGAGCTGCTCCCGCTCGACCGGGCCCGCGAGGGCTTCGCGAGGATCGAGTCCGGGGACGTCTTCGGGAAGATCGTGCTGACGACCTCTTGA